The Streptomyces sp. NBC_01775 genome includes a region encoding these proteins:
- the traA gene encoding plasmid transfer protein TraA: MNGTAPPRPMSPPAFIPKPAKSAQPKNVNKSKSLNPALNGTLNINIVKGGGGQAQQGPKGPPGGDFMSNEDIQKFCEDGRKKARQRAVERSLDAEMLEGRLRNIPDVTGSMSGARARARRVVRWLNRIAQAEKLIAKWYAALYSAFEREYEAELMKIGKGRSQQKPQARFGWR; this comes from the coding sequence GTGAACGGAACTGCACCGCCTCGCCCGATGTCGCCGCCGGCGTTCATTCCGAAGCCGGCGAAGTCGGCCCAGCCGAAGAACGTGAACAAGTCCAAGTCGCTGAATCCGGCACTGAACGGCACGCTCAACATCAACATTGTGAAGGGGGGTGGTGGCCAGGCCCAGCAGGGGCCGAAGGGCCCGCCGGGTGGGGACTTCATGTCGAACGAGGACATCCAGAAGTTCTGCGAGGACGGGCGGAAGAAGGCCCGGCAGCGTGCGGTGGAGCGGTCGCTGGACGCGGAGATGCTGGAGGGCCGTCTGCGGAACATTCCGGACGTCACCGGGTCGATGTCGGGTGCTCGTGCCCGTGCCCGTCGGGTGGTGCGGTGGCTGAACCGGATCGCGCAGGCCGAGAAGCTGATCGCCAAGTGGTATGCGGCCCTGTACTCGGCGTTCGAGCGGGAGTACGAGGCCGAGCTGATGAAGATCGGCAAGGGCCGTAGTCAGCAGAAGCCGCAGGCCCGATTCGGCTGGCGGTGA